AGTAAACCTTGAAGTTAATTGTATTGATCTAACATAAACGGCAATTCCTTATTACCTATTCAAAGCTTCCATTACAATGTCTTATTTCTTTTAATGATAAGTAAAACAAACAGCGTATCAATCAATTAATCTAAAATACTTGATCATATTAAACAGGGAAATGGATTAAATAGATATTGCAGAATATAGTTCAATGCTTACCGGTTGTATTGACAGGCTGTACCTGCTGTTCCTCTTTCACTCACAACTGCAATACGATAGCTTCGCTCTACTTCAAGTGAAGATTATCTGGAAGTGCAGTGGTAAGCAGTCAGAGTATACTTACTTTGATTGTCAGACAGACAGAAGTCTTACCGATGGCTGCTACTACCTGATCCACTTTGCACAATATAGACCTTGTAATGATGTCTGTGATGGAGTAAAAGTTGGGTCTAGAGATGAGGAGAGATGTCATGCTGACTGTCCAGGTACTCAGAGTAGTGAAGTCAGCACATCTTTGTATACTAGTACAACCATAGATTTAAGTCTGTGTAGACTTTGTAaagtttttcataaaattataGCTGGAATGTTGATTGATGGGTTTTACGAACTTCTAAAATTTGTAagtagtattataatactaacgGTTTACAGACATTTCATTATCAATAAGACGTTATTAGTGTTTAAATACATTCATCATCCTACGCCTTTTTACATCAGTATACTATATATGATTCCTATCTTTTTCTTTTACTAAAACCAGGTACAACTCATCGTAAAACTCTATTGAAGTTGTTCCCAGAGTTCATCTCAAAACTTAATGTTTTCCATGTTCTATTTTTGATTGCCAAACTTTCATTGGAACTTCCAATTTTCCAAATTTCAACTTCATGTCAGATCATTCCACTAAACTTTTCATAGTTGTCGTCTAATAACGTTAATTAAAAGGTTCTAAACTACATTCTTACTATTACCAAAATTCCTCTAAtttaacgccacctctatttgacagccactATAAAAGAAAGGTTGGAAAATAGAGAGCAACAAATTTGATCCCAACTTTGACACTCTTTGttttttacgaacccataatagcaagtacAAAAGTACAAAACGTGTCCATCAAATCTTATTAAAAATGAATCTTTTACTTCAagaacaattaattctctcgttgtccaactccaaaagtctttcattttttgtctttaaaactttgaaaacaacatcatataaataataataactatcaggctaatagcagttcCCTGTTTAAcatggtcttgatacttcaaagtacatatatataaaaattgtttacatttaggatggtatatgaacgactattttaggctaaaagttacGCTTAGCAGGCATGCGGctgctaaatttttattgttaaatCCCACATCTATTTGTGCTAAGTGCAACGCGTAGAAATTTAGCTCTGCTGAAAAAGTTTTTGATGCCAATAATGACTAGTTCAACAatgcaaaagaagagttgaggtcagaaaacgcTGTGATAACTATTGAAcaaccaaaatattttcattccatcaaaagcaactatcagaatgcaactggtcAGGCAAATATTTCTGTTTCAAGTTAGAAAGatgcaaaagtttttattcaATTAGGTTTAACAGTGACTTGcttcaaaaaaaaaatttacacgACACTGAACTTTGAATATTTCTACATGTAGTGTAGGCGCATGGTAGCGTGTCATACACTGAGATTGTGCATGGCATAATGATTTCGATTTTGGACTTCATTAATTTTTGTAGATCATGAAAGACTTGTATTCTTTTTTAATTCTGTTGatttacttttttaaaacatgAGGGATgagcaaaataataaaattgtttattttagaaTACCTTAACAACTACTGTCAAGCTAAAAGCCTTGAAGCTTTGGCCGCAACTCAGCCAACACCAAGTTCTAGCATGAGCAGGGTGAACCCAGAAATCTCCTCGGTTACTCAGATGAATGTCTCTGACAGAGTAGAGTTGGTGTTGTTGGCTACACTGATATTTATTGCATGTCTATTACTGTTTGTAACAATTGGCTCAGTGGTCCTTTGTCTACAGTGTAAAAAGAAGAGATCGAGACTTCAGGCTCAGAATAATGCAAAACTTCCCACTAACAAATTAGGTAAGTAATGAGGTAGTTATTTATAGTTTAGCTCTTCAATCAAATTAACTTTTCGTACCCAGTAAAGAGAGTAATAAAAGTTCTGTAGTTGACTCAAACTAGACATTCAAAAAGGATAAATCATAGATGAActgttaatataaacattatccAAAGTAATGTATCAAAGTAGAAATGATGATTTTGAATGAGTCTATTGAGTACTCATATggatatgacttgaaataagcaAACAAAGATATATGTGGTGTGGTCATTTCGGTGCAGATTGCTATCTTCAACCATAAAAAATGTAATGTTCAAAATTCAACTTACATTATTTAAACATAGTTTTACTGCTATTCAGTTTGTACGTTTAAATgagaattaatttaatatataatttattgctAGTGACTAAATTTGCATTTAGTACTAATGTTGcgaatgagaattttagttttccaataAATGAGTCTTGTTAATTTTTACGATACCATAATAGaaaatatacaacatttttaaataatcaTAAAACCCATATGCAAAGTTTGTAATCAAAACACTACTAACCCATTTAGTTTACAAGGAtaagtaaaattttattagcTAGCAAATTACTACAGAATTGTTTTTGTAAATGTTTTAGATTATCGATGAGATTTTATAAATGTTACTAATTGGCATTTAACCAAAGGCTTGTAAGCTTTTACCTTGTTATTTTGTAGTGGCTCAAAAGGAACTTGAAGAAACCTACATGTTGTCTCTACAGCTTTCAACAGGTATACAAGAGGTTTATGCTTTATCACTAAACTTCAGCATCCACTTACCTTCAGTgtacatctatttataacatagaCTTACCTTTAGTGTACATCTATTCATAACATACACTTATCTTCTGGCTAcaattatttataacatatagCTTCAGAAACATCTATTAAAAACATACACTCACTTTCAATGTACATCAAGTTATAGCATACATTGACTATCTATGTTCATGTATTTATAACATTCATTCACCTTGAATCAGTGTATGTCTATTTCTGACACCTACATAAGAACCTATTTAAATGGTTATCAGTGTTATCGTAGAACGCTGAGACCAGGGTCATAGCAATAGGCCTCTTAGTCACTATGATCGTAGGGGCGAGGAAGGCTTGGCCATTGTTAGTGCACTCGTGGTACCAAAAAATACTGAGATACCAAGAAAACTATGAAAGATAAATCAAGTGTGGAAAAATGAAAAAGGGGCAGAGcctaaaacaaaagtaaaagtaTAATTGGAAGAAGGTTTGATTGTTTCGGCACAGCAGTATACACACACTCTCTGCATGCTTTCAATATGGTTTATTACCTGTCATGCATGTAAACTTTTACATTTACTAGCGGAATGCT
The sequence above is drawn from the Watersipora subatra chromosome 5, tzWatSuba1.1, whole genome shotgun sequence genome and encodes:
- the LOC137396652 gene encoding uncharacterized protein isoform X1, coding for MALKRLYLLFLFHSQLQYDSFALLQVKIIWKCSGKQSEYTYFDCQTDRSLTDGCYYLIHFAQYRPCNDVCDGVKVGSRDEERCHADCPEYLNNYCQAKSLEALAATQPTPSSSMSRVNPEISSVTQMNVSDRVELVLLATLIFIACLLLFVTIGSVVLCLQCKKKRSRLQAQNNAKLPTNKLVAQKELEETYMLSLQLSTAYPVQAIGDLDHNVKNEKMERECEVMMVD